In one Carassius carassius chromosome 48, fCarCar2.1, whole genome shotgun sequence genomic region, the following are encoded:
- the tm2d1 gene encoding TM2 domain-containing protein 1 isoform X3, translating to MMWTTVINCSWDNILSKPQLMYVCKEPKIDDATQEPENCKDRLAWVECLPAPNISCRLSNGTQFKFSGEEVGFNKSIPCRNVSGYSYKVALALSLFLGWIGADRFYLGYPALGLLKFCTVGFCGIGSLVDFMLISMQVDPNEMTHQINRIVLCKSHPFFRYVFAVSKHEDKWTCQTTLWERLAHIWSL from the exons ATGATGTGGACAACTGTGATAAACTGCAGCTGGGACAATATCCTTTCAAAACCGC AGCTCATGTATGTGTGTAAAGAACCCAAAATAGATGATGCAACTCAAGAACCAGAAAACTGCAAGGACCGGTTGGCTTGGG TGGAATGTCTACCAGCTCCAAACATCAGCTGTCGGCTGTCAAATGGAACACAGTTTAAATTCAGTGGTGAAGAGGTCGGGTTCAACAAAAGCATCCCGTGTCGAAATGT gAGTGGTTACTCATACAAAGTAGCTCTTGCGTTGTCACTCTTCTTGGGATGGATTGGGGCGGATCGGTTTTACTTGGGATATCCAGCCTTGG GCCTGTTGAAATTCTGCACTGTGGGGTTCTGTGGAATTGGAAGCTTAGTGGACTTTATGTTGATATCCATGCAG GTGGATCCCAATGAGATGACCCACCAAATAAACAGGATAGTGTTATGTAAATCCCATCCTTTCTTTAGATATGTATTTGCCGTTTCCAAACACGAAGACAAATGGACATGCCAAACTACGCTCTGGGAAAGACTAGCCCATATCTGGAGTCTGTAA
- the tm2d1 gene encoding TM2 domain-containing protein 1 isoform X2, which produces MALHWRSLLRFRSKTRLLIIFTFCLTVIHSLGNDVDNCDKLQLGQYVCKEPKIDDATQEPENCKDRLAWVECLPAPNISCRLSNGTQFKFSGEEVGFNKSIPCRNVSGYSYKVALALSLFLGWIGADRFYLGYPALGLLKFCTVGFCGIGSLVDFMLISMQIVGPSDGSDYIVDHYGARLTRLTITNETYRRTQLSP; this is translated from the exons ATGGCGTTACACTGGAGGAGTTTGTTGCGCTTTCGCTCAAAAACACGGCTGCTGATCATCTTCACCTTCTGCCTGACTGTCATTCACAGCCTGGGGAATGATGTGGACAACTGTGATAAACTGCAGCTGGGACA GTATGTGTGTAAAGAACCCAAAATAGATGATGCAACTCAAGAACCAGAAAACTGCAAGGACCGGTTGGCTTGGG TGGAATGTCTACCAGCTCCAAACATCAGCTGTCGGCTGTCAAATGGAACACAGTTTAAATTCAGTGGTGAAGAGGTCGGGTTCAACAAAAGCATCCCGTGTCGAAATGT gAGTGGTTACTCATACAAAGTAGCTCTTGCGTTGTCACTCTTCTTGGGATGGATTGGGGCGGATCGGTTTTACTTGGGATATCCAGCCTTGG GCCTGTTGAAATTCTGCACTGTGGGGTTCTGTGGAATTGGAAGCTTAGTGGACTTTATGTTGATATCCATGCAG ATCGTGGGTCCATCAGATGGGTCAGATTACATTGTGGACCACTACGGGGCACGACTCACCCGTCTTACGATAACAAACGAGACCTACAGAAGAACGCAGCTCTCTCCGTGA
- the tm2d1 gene encoding TM2 domain-containing protein 1 isoform X1 gives MALHWRSLLRFRSKTRLLIIFTFCLTVIHSLGNDVDNCDKLQLGQYVCKEPKIDDATQEPENCKDRLAWVECLPAPNISCRLSNGTQFKFSGEEVGFNKSIPCRNVSGYSYKVALALSLFLGWIGADRFYLGYPALGLLKFCTVGFCGIGSLVDFMLISMQVDPNEMTHQINRIVLCKSHPFFRYVFAVSKHEDKWTCQTTLWERLAHIWSL, from the exons ATGGCGTTACACTGGAGGAGTTTGTTGCGCTTTCGCTCAAAAACACGGCTGCTGATCATCTTCACCTTCTGCCTGACTGTCATTCACAGCCTGGGGAATGATGTGGACAACTGTGATAAACTGCAGCTGGGACA GTATGTGTGTAAAGAACCCAAAATAGATGATGCAACTCAAGAACCAGAAAACTGCAAGGACCGGTTGGCTTGGG TGGAATGTCTACCAGCTCCAAACATCAGCTGTCGGCTGTCAAATGGAACACAGTTTAAATTCAGTGGTGAAGAGGTCGGGTTCAACAAAAGCATCCCGTGTCGAAATGT gAGTGGTTACTCATACAAAGTAGCTCTTGCGTTGTCACTCTTCTTGGGATGGATTGGGGCGGATCGGTTTTACTTGGGATATCCAGCCTTGG GCCTGTTGAAATTCTGCACTGTGGGGTTCTGTGGAATTGGAAGCTTAGTGGACTTTATGTTGATATCCATGCAG GTGGATCCCAATGAGATGACCCACCAAATAAACAGGATAGTGTTATGTAAATCCCATCCTTTCTTTAGATATGTATTTGCCGTTTCCAAACACGAAGACAAATGGACATGCCAAACTACGCTCTGGGAAAGACTAGCCCATATCTGGAGTCTGTAA